In a single window of the Anguilla rostrata isolate EN2019 chromosome 4, ASM1855537v3, whole genome shotgun sequence genome:
- the LOC135252409 gene encoding cysteine-rich motor neuron 1 protein-like isoform X2, translating to MGEQRDRAAGEQFCCKLGLQFCCELFQILPRTLFGSLNRRPMAAMRTDRALPWFWFWFGLWFWFWFGLSFCGDERTWPGPGQSCDGTTGGRCDTNLSCVPDYTPDPGDEAGAGVCVRVTPPAGCVPCSEVECLLENWECPGDYVIDPCGCCPHCARQRGQMCGGPHWGRGYCNRGLTCALILGNAPATPPETGVCKALPGTQRYPWVDKQCPWVWGCNVRMGTCDCYGEQTCGISHNLLQECRKVMEEDRLAEMEMIEKMERGEKEEEWTCMTMGCKVQEDRCVCQMGSCGSQLSRGECEKELKRLRCASVTCPVVPVPSCPPDSFLTKPYIPPHQCCPQLPALCTCDFEKCPAKPPDCPPGHHAHIVTRGKGRPGNCCHRYLCRPGEESATQNRDEEEE from the exons ATGGGAGAACAGAGGGACCGAGCAGCGGGAGAGCAGTTCTGCTGCAAGTTGGGGTTGCAGTTCTGCTGCGAGTTGTTCCAGATCCTTCCGCGAACACTCTTTGGAAGTTTGAACCGGCGGCCGATGGCAGCCATGCGGACGGACCGGGCCCTgccctggttctggttctggttcgggctctggttctggttctggttcggACTCAGTTTCTGCGGCGACGAGCGGACGTGGCCTGGGCCCGGGCAGAGTTGTGACGGGACCACGGGGGGACGGTGCGACACGAACCTCTCTTGCGTGCCTGACTACACCCCAGATCCAGGGGATGAAGCCGGGGCTGGAGTCTGCGTCC GGGTAACCCCGCCTGCAGGCTGCGTCCCCTGTTCAGAGGTGGAGTGTTTGTTGGAGAACTGGGAGTGTCCAGGGGATTACGTGATCGACCCGTGCGGCTGCTGCCCGCACTGCGCGCGGCAGCGGGGCCAGATGTGTGGGGGCCCccactgggggaggggctactGCAACAGGGGCCTCACCTGCGCCCTCATCCTGGGAAACGCCCCCGCCACGCCCCCAGAAACCGGGGTCTGCAAAG CTCTCCCAGGGACCCAGAGATACCCCTGGGTGGACAAGCAGTGCCCCTGGGTGTGGGGGTGCAACGTGAGGATGGGGACCTGCGACTGCTACGGCGAGCAGACCTGCGGGATCTCACATAACCTCCTGCAGGAGTGCCGGAAAGTCATGGAGG AGGACAGGCTTGCCGAGATGGAAATGATCGAAAAGAtggaaagaggagaaaaagaagaagagtggACGTGCATGACGATGGGCTGCAAGGTCCAGGAGGACCGGTGCGTGTGCCAGATGGGAAGCTGCGGATCGCAACTCTCCAGGGGTGAATGTGAAAAGGAGCTGA AGCGGCTCAGGTGCGCCAGTGTCACCTGCCCCGTTGTTCCAGTCCCTTCCTGTCCCCCAGACTCCTTCCTGACAAAGCCTTACATTCCTCCGCATCAATGCTGCCCCCAGTTGCCTGCACTGTGTACCTGCGACTTCGAGAAATGCCCCGCCAAGCCGCCAGACTGCCCTCCAGGCCATCATGCCCACATTGTCACCAGGGGCAAGGGTCGCCCGGGCAACTGTTGCCATCGTTACCTGTGCAGACCGGGAGAGGAGTCCGCTACACAGAAcagggatgaggaagaggaatgA
- the npl gene encoding N-acetylneuraminate lyase, whose translation MKGEFTHPAMASPVGKKLTGLVAATFTPLTPEGEINLPVIGLYIDYLLEHQGVRNVFVNGTTGEGMSLSVEERKKLAEEWCGKGKGKLEQVIVHVGCMSLKDSQDLARHAAEAGADGIAAVSPSVFKPSDAGVLRQFLQEVAAAAPDLPFYYYHIPALTGVSLLARDVLDGIEKQIPSFRGLKFSGGDLLDFGQCVSYCPSDWSVLYGVDEQLLAGLAMGANGAVGSTYNYLGSRARSLLTAFETGDLTQARTLQFQVQDVISYAVKLGFDVAVNKRLMSEVSGLDLGPPRLPLRPCPHPRAVSIAQRLREGAPAGPVPCQNPKRDG comes from the exons ATGAAAG GAGAGTTCACCCATCCAGCCATGGCTTCCCCGGTTGGCAAAAAGCTCACAGGACTGGTAGCTGCTACCTTCACCCCCCTCACTCCTGAAGG tgagatTAATCTCCCTGTGATTGGGCTGTACATTGACTACCTGCTGGAGCATCAGGGAGTTCGGAACGTGTTCG TGAACGGGACGACTGGAGAGGGGATGTCTCTCAGcgtggaggagaggaagaaactGGCAGAGGAGTGGTGTgggaaaggaaagggaaa GCTGGAGCAGGTGATCGTGCACGTGGGCTGCATGAGCCTCAAGGACTCCCAGGACCTG GCGCGCCATGCAGCTGaagcaggggctgatgggatagCAGCCGTGTCTCCCAGTGTGTTCAAGCCCTCCGACGCAG GTGTGCTGAGGCAGTTCCTGCAGGAAGTGGCTGCTGCAGCTCCGGACCTGCCCTTCTACTACTACCACATCCCGGCGCTGACCGGGGTCAGCT tgttaGCCAGGGATGTCCTGGATGGGATAGAGAAGCAGATTCCCTCCTTCCGGGGGTTGAAGTTCAGTGGTGGTGACCTGCTGGACTTTGGCCAGTGTGTCAGTTACTGTCCGTCGGACTGGTCAGTCCTTTACGGCGTGGATGAg CAGCTGCTGGCAGGTCTGGCTATGGGTGCCAATGGTGCAGTGGGCAG TACATACAACTACCTGGGAAGCAGAGCACGTAGCCTGCTGACAGCCTTTGAAACAGGAGACCTCACTCAGGCTAGAACCTTACAG TTCCAGGTTCAGGACGTTATTTCCTACGCAGTGAAGTTGG GCTTTGACGTGGCGGTCAACAAGAGGCTGATGAGCGAGGTTTCGGGACTGGACCTGGGCCCCCCCCGTCTGCCCCTGaggccctgcccccacccccgggcCGTCTCCATCGCGCAGAGGCTCCGAGAGGGCGCCCCGGCCGGGCCCGTCCCGTGCCAGAATCCGAAAAGGGACGGGTGA